The sequence below is a genomic window from Marmota flaviventris isolate mMarFla1 chromosome 9, mMarFla1.hap1, whole genome shotgun sequence.
CCAAGGCCTCATGTTCCAGttaaggctggcctctaacttgtatTCCTCAGGAAATATCGTTCTCTCCATAGCTACCTCCCCGAGTCTACCAGGAACCTGTCACAGGTGTGGTCAGATAGGGTCCCTCTGGCTGGACACCTAGCATGTGAAGGCTGAGAATCAGGGGGAATGCCACACACAGCCCTGCACCCTCCTCAGGTTAGGACCCCAGTGTGTCTGCGCCTTTAACGGGGTGGGGGGCATGCTTCAGTGGGATGGGCCTGAGGGACGCTCCTGCCTGAGCTCAGTCCATCTAGGGCGGAAGGCCATCCGGCAGTTTCTTGGAACACCAAACATGTGCCTACCACGTGATGGGAAGGACGAGTCATTGGTTCAAGTCCATGAACGTCCATCCCAGAGACTGAAACCTCATGTGTGCAAACCAAAGAACCTCAACCCATCCACCTGCACACCTGAAAAGGCTGCGCTATACCCCCAGATGTGGAAGAAGCCCAAGGGTCCTGAGGAGCTGGGCACTTACTTTCACCACCTGGCCCTGACTGGGCTTCACCGTCAGGCTCTGCCGAAGGCCATCTGAGCTCAGACAGCACCTCCCTGCTCCAAGGTGGCAGCCAGGGCGACCCCGCAGTACCGCCTGGCACCCGGAGGCCACACTGCATGATCACAGCTGCTGCTGTACTGCTGGGTGCCACTGCTTCTTTAATGGTCAGCATTCGTGACCAACCAGGACAACCCAGCTAGGACTCCAGCTCACTGCTGCTACAGAAGACTAGCAGGAGCCAGCTGCAATCTAGGGCCGGGATAAAGAAGGGCAGAGGTCTCAGCCCCTGGTCTCACCAGGACCTGACAGCTCCCTGCGGGGGCGGCTCCAGAGCCCCACAGCTTGGTCTGCTGCAGGACGCTTGCCATCCAGGAGTGTTCAGGCTGCTGAGGTGCCTGACAGCTGTCCTAAGGCAAGTCTGGGTCCCAGAGGTGCATGTCTGTACTCAGAAGCTTACAGGGAAAGACGTGTCCATGTGTCAAGACCCTGGAGAACAGCAGGAGACTGGGGGGCAGCTCCCAGGCCGGCTGCTCCCCCTGCATGTTCAGGGAATCCCTTCTAGCAAGGTCTCAGGCAGCCCGTAGGCCATCCAGGACCCTGGCCAGTCCATCCGTAGGTCCATCCAGGACCCCAGTCCCAGATCCTGTGGAAGAAACCCGAGTGTCCTGGGACCACAGCCTGGAACCACAGCCTCCTCACCTCTGGGACCCTGCCAGTCCCAGAAGCCTGGACGTGAGCTGTCTTTCCAGGAGCTCCTTAAGCACCCAGAGGCCCACTGGCCACAGGGCCCTGGAAGTGCCAGAGAAGGGAGCCGAGGCTGCACTCGCAGTCCCCAGGGTTTCTGGCCCTTCTCCAGAGGGCCTCAGCCCCCTTAGGCAACTTCCTGGAAGGTGACTGGCTGCTGCAAGTGGGAGTCATTGCCTGGGCATAAGCCAGGTGGCCACTGCCTACAGATGGTCCTTGATGAAGAAGATGCCTTTGGGCACCGGTCCAGCCGTGGACCAGTGAGTAGCATGCCTTGCATGGTGAGTGGACAGCTGCCCACAGGGCCTCGCACAAGAGGCCAGGTGTCGTCACAGTGGCTGACATAGTGGCTGGTGAAGCCACAGTCCCTTCCCTCCAGACTCACTCTGCACCTCAGGACTGTCCCTTGCAGGGGGCTCCACAGGATCCCAGGGCTGGCCGAAGACCCCCACGCCTCAGACACCTATGTCCACATCAGGAGGGGCCCTTGGGCTCATCCTCAGGGGCAGTCCTCACCTCCTGCTGGTTCTTCTGCCCGGCTGCCCTTCCCACCTGCTGTCAGCCCAGATGACAGCATGGCCTCAGGAATCACTCTTTACCTGACCCTGAGCCCAGGAAGCCACTGTGTACCCCATCACCATACTGACCCCCCACTAGCCACACAGGTCCCAAATGAGCTCCTCAAAGTCCTCCCATGGCCCTTGCCTAGAAGACAGCCCTGCCCTTCTGGAACCTGGCCCAGGACACAGCTGGGCAGTGAGTCCAGCCAGGGCCTGGCTGGGTACCCCTCATCTCCCCAAAAGCTAAGGGTGCCCAGTGGGTGCCAGGTGGGGCAGGGGAAGCCCTGGGCACAGCTGCCTGGCCACCCTCCAGCAGCACGCTCCAGCCCTGGGAGCAGGCTGCGTGTTGGGGTCTGGGGGCTTCCGCCCCTGCTGAGGCGTCATCAGCACAGGGAAGGAGAGGGCTCCTAAGGCTGAAGCAGCACCTGAGTGGACAGGCCCCTCACCTCCTCATGGCCCTGGGCCCCGTGGGGCGGGGGAGAGGGAGGCCAGGCCTCCCTGGGGCCCATGAGGAGCCAGTCCCAGCCAGGGCCTCTCCTGGGGCATCAGTCCGTGGGGACACAGGAGTTGGGTTTCcctctcccacacctggaagggACTGAGGCCTGGGGACCAGGGCCCTGACCCTCTGGGGAGGCGTCTACAGATGGACCCAAATGGGGAGTTCTCAGGCCAACCCAGGGGGGCTGCCAGGACAAGGAGGGATGCCCACTGTCAAGGGGTCCTTCCGTGCTTCAGCAACTGGTCAGGATGGGCAGGGACCCAGGCTGGGGACCCTACCCCGGGAGCCGCGGGGGTCTGTGCTGGGCAGACGGGCCAGGCCTGGGAGAGCCAGGGAAGCCCAGCCCCGTGAGCTGCTGCTTCAGGGAGTCACGTCACCACTGAGAGGGGTCCACCCATGAGGGGTTGCTGTAGGAGACCCTAAAGGCTGAGCTCTGGGGCTGCACTCAGACCACTGGCCCCAGCCTGGACAGGCAGTCCTCCAATGCCTGCTATCCCTGTGACCCTCAGGCCACCCTGAGATTCTAGGACACTGGCTTGCTGAAGAGCCAGGGTGAGGCCACAGCCAGGCATGTGGCCCTGGAGGTGCAGATGAGTCAGCCTGCAGGACGACAGGACCCCAGGGGGCATTCAGGACAGACCCTAGCCAGCCTGAGGGCAGCAGTCACAGCAACCCCATGGCCTACCACTCCAGCCCTGATGAGCCAGTCATGGAAGGAGGGCCAGGCCAGATGAGGTGGGCTGGGAAGGCCACTGGGGATTGTCCCAAATACTGACCCCACTTCACACGCCACATAGGAAAAAGGCCCATATGAGAGTGCTTCCTTGGCCAGGGCTCCTGTCCCTGGCCTGTACACAACTGGACCCCAGGGATGAACGTGGCAGGACCCACCAGCCACCCAATAGGAGGGGCCTGGGTCATGAACAGGTTATGGGCACTGACCCCTCCCAGAGACCCTCCAGCCCAATGTCCATCCCTACACCTTAAAGGCCTCCTGAAGCCACCCCTGGACAGCCTGCAAAGCTTCTGCAGGACACAGCAGTGTGGGACTGGACCCGGTGCTCAGCAGCACAGCTAGGAAGAACAAAGGAGACTATGACCTGCCCCCCTGGGGGGCTCCTGCCCCAGGTTCCCTGCCAGATGTGGAGTGCCAGGTCcatgccctggccctggcccactCCTCCTCTGCTCCAGGAAGTCTGCAGAAATCAGCTGGACTGGGCCTTGTGGCAGGGCCTGACCTTGGGGGCAGGAGAGGTGTCATCTCACCCTCAGAGGCCTGATAGGCACAGGAGCCACGGACCCCCAGGGAGCAGCACTGGCCCCACCTGCTCCAAAGCACCCTCTCAGGGGGTCAGCCAGCCCAGCACATGGACACCATCCCAAGCTCAGACAAGATGTGGGCAGGGGGCAGAGACAGCGTCCCCAGGCCCAGAGGCAGAGCCAGAGCTCAGACAGACAGACTCTTGGCATGGAGTAGATGGCCCTGTAGGGCAGAGGGGCTCAGAGCCCACGGTGCTCACCTTCGTGGGGCGAGACCCCATGTTAGGAGGCAGGTGGTCAGGGCAATCCTGAAGAGTTCTGAATCAGGGCAGAAGCCCAGCCAATAGTTCTGTGGTGAAGGTGGGAAGCAGGGAGCCCTGCACCAACCCGAATCCCGCGGCAAGCCCAGAGCAGCGTGAGCCACCCAACAGTCCCAGGTCCTGAGTGCTCCCACCTCCGTACTCAGATATCCTGTGTCTGACCAGCACAGGTACCCCGGGACCACAGGACTCCAGGACCCAGGTCCCTAGGGCCTGGCCCTGCAAGGGTCAGAGCAGCTCAGTGGAGAAGCAGATCTGGGTCTGGAGTCAGTGTCCCTGACTCCAGGGCAACCAGGCCCCTGCTGTCATCCTTAGCATCAAGATCCTCCCCAGCTACCAGCTCAATGCCAGGAAACAATGGGGGCAATCCCACTGGTCTTCTCTCAGGCTCCCCCAGGGCAGCTGTCCCTGAGCCGAGGACCAGCAGCACAAGGGGCTTTCCACAGAGGCCAAGGCCAGGGGCCTCTCTGGTGGCCTAGGCTCAGTGTCAGCTATCCCCAGGCAGGACAGGCGACTACTGAGTGTCATCTTTGAGAGCAGCCTCTACCCCCAGCTTCCCTCACAAAGACAGCTACTCTGGATGCTCCCCACAGACCTTAGCTTCAGGCTCACGGTTCCCACACCCTTAGTTCCAACCTCTGCCCTGTCCACCCCCAGAACCACCGCATAGGCCCTACAAGCCCACCGGGGCCCTGTAAGCAGGCCCTGCCCAGCATACCGAGGACCCAAAGAAGGGGCAAAAGACGTCCCCCACACGGTGTCCTCATCCAACCTGGGACCACAGTGAAGGAACCAGGCCGCACCTGGCCAGCTGCCCTGAAGCCCCAGACACCACCTGGGGCCTAGGGCCTCACTCCACCTGGACAAGGAGGCCAGACGGAGGGAGGGGAAGGTGAGTGTAGGGTCTCACTGCCTACCACCAGTTGCAGGCTTGCATCCCACTCCCCTGGGTAGAAACCCTCACACACCCAGACCCCAAGACCCCCAAGGGCCCAACCAGCCTCAACCCAGGCGCTGGGAGGGACACCAGGGCCACTCTGGGCCCCCAGCAGCAGCCAGAAGGGGGACACAGAGGACAGAACTCCCATGACTATGACCATGGCTAGGACACAGTCCAAGGAAGGGCAAGTCCTCCTGGAGCAGTGTGTGGCTACCTCGATCTTCAGGTGTCCCTCCAGGCCACACTGGTGACCATAAGTGGCTCGAGAAGAACTGTCCACTTCAGAGTGAGGGCAAGAGCCCAAGATGGGGCAGCTCCCAAAGGAGGCAGAGGCCTGAGGCTGTGCAGACAGCACTAGGACATGGTTTTCAGAATCTGAGAACCACTGTCCCGAGCCACAGGACTGCAGGATGCTGTGCAGGTAGGGGCCATGGTGCCAGGTCCCTTAATCCACAGCTGTCCTCAGTAGCTATGTTTCAAGGACCCGAAAACTTGGGAAAACTGACTTAgagtaagttcccaggtaagtcTAGACTCAGAGTTCCCTACCAAGGCCTCCATTCTGGGCATGGAGATGCCCCACTGACCTCAAGGACCCCCTGTTAGTTAAAGGACCACAGAGTGCCTTTAGTGAAGATCCCCAGGTCCCATGGTGCCCAGAGTTCTCTGCAGGAGGCAGACATAGTGGGCAGGCAGAGGAGAGGAAGCAAGTCCCAGGCTGCTGGTAGCCTCCACCAGCTTCCCTCACAGACTATCACAGACTACAGCAAGGCTGAACTGGACAGAACCAAGTGCCCACATCCTTACACGAGGTCAAGCACAGCAGCCTCCTGCCCTCAGCCAGACGCCAGAGTCAAGACCACCAAATAATTTACTGTGATCAACCTGTGCCCAGCGGGGCCTGGAGAGACTAGGAGGGGACTTGGACACTGGGGTACCGGTGGCATTCAGGACAGTCCGCGACAGTCTGCAAAATGTCCATGGAAGGGTCTTCGGTCACCTCTGTCCACCATCCCTGGGCTGGCTGGGTGCCAGCagcacttccttccttccttcctccttcctccttccgtCTGCACCTCCTCCCCGCATCCGGCACCTCCTCATCCTGAGCTTGGGCCGGGCGGGGCACAAAGGACGCCCTAGGCAGGGGGACTGGCAGGATCGGGGAGCCCGGGGCCATCATAGTGGATGCGGGCAGCAGCCCAGGAGCTCGCCTGGCCCTGCCTCACCTGGCCTCAGGACAGCACACACTTGCAGCTCATACAGCCAGGGCCACTGTCATCGGGTGGGTTCAGCTTCCGCAGTTTGTGCTGCCGAATCTCCCGCACCAGCGTGTAGAAGGCATCCTCCACACCCTGGGAATGGAGGGACTAGATCAGGGGCCAGGGGGCCTGGCCAGGAGGAGACCTGAGACCCCGGGGAAAAGAGGCACTGGGTGGGGACCCTGCCTGGGGAGCTGGCCGGGAGGAAACCTGAGACCCCGGGGAAAAGAGGGACTGGGTGGGGGCTATCTGGGGGCCTGGCCAGGAGGAGACCTGAGACCCTGGAAACAGAGAGACTGGGGGAGGGTCTGCCTGGGGACTTGGCTGGAAGGAGAACCAGAGACGCCTGCTTAGGTAAGGGACTTCCTGCCTTGACCTCAAACAGCATCCCAGTCCAAGATTCACTGTCCGCTTCCTCAGTCCTCCAAGCCATACAGAGTTAGGCCCTGTTCACCTAGAAGCCACAAGGCTTCACTTTTAAATAGTCCCCAAAGCTCAGAGTGGCCCAGGACCCTCCTACATCCCCAATCTGGCTCGAGGCTTGAACACCCTAACCCAATTCTTATCTGAGCTATGGCCAATGTCCCCAGTAGCCTCACTCAGGACTCAGGACTAACAGGTGACCATTGGGCGCTCTTGGGACAGAAGGAACTGGGCCCCAGGGTCACCGCTCTGGCCTGGCTCAGGGCAGCTCTCTCCATGGACCTCCACCTCCCCTGAAGCTGTGTCAGCCCAGGACTGCAGGGCATGAGCCCAGACCCTACCCCTCTCCTCCCTCACTGCCCTGCCGTCTGGGGAGACTTACAGCGTGGGGGCCGCTGGGTCACATGGGTCCCGGGGGTCCCAGAGGGTCCCGGAGCTGGAGCCAAAGCCAGAGCGGCTGCCCTGTGTTGAGGGAGAGGGGCAATAAGCACTGTTCCCTGGCTGGGGCCGAGCGGGGCAAGTCCCTGGCTAGCTACAAGGTGGGGAGCTGCTCACCTGCCGGGTCTTGGCTGATGTCTCAATGTAGGGAATGCCATAGCTTCGGGCAAGATCCTGGGCCTGCCGAGACTCCACGGTACGCGCGGCCAGGTCACATTTGTTCCCCACCAGCACCATGGGCACATCATCCGAGTCCTTCACCCGCTTAATCTGCTCCCTGAGAGGGGTTAGGTGTGAGCCAGTGGGTGGGATACAAACGTGGCTGCATCCAGGACATACAGAGGGCAGGAGACCCTGTCTGGATACAGAGAGCCTCCCTGCCCCACCCATGCCATGGGCTCCTGGGCTGGCCACAGGTGGCTTACCTATACTGATGGATGTCCTCAAAGGACTTGGTGTTGTTGATGGCAAACACACAGAGGAAGCCCTCCCCAGTGCGCATGTACTGGTCCCGCATGGCACTGTATTCTTCCTGGCCCGCTGTGTCCAAGATGTCCAGCAGGCATGTCTCCCCATCGATGACCACTTGCTTCCGGTAGGAGTCCTGCGGGAGGATGAGGCTCAGGGACCTGCACTCCTGCTGGCCTGGAGTTTGCAGGGTCAGCCCCTCCTTTGCACCTCTCGTGCCCCTGGTACCAAGGCTGCAGCAGCTGGGAGACAGGCCCATGCCACCTGCAGGGCTGGGGCCTAGAGCCCGCCCAGTCCTGGCTGTGTCCAAACTTAGCTGCTCAGGGCCTGTCCTGGGTTTGCCCATGGCTGCTGCCAGGCCCAGCTGAGTGATCCGGGCTCACCTCTATGGTGGGGTCGTACTCGTCCACAAAGTGGTTCTGGATCAGCTGGATGGTCAGCGCACTTTTCCCCACGCCTCCAGCGCCCACCACCACAAGCTTATACTCCGTCATTGCTCCTCAGGGGCTGCCACTCCAGGCACTGCAGGAGCTCCTGCCCCACCTGCCAAGGAGGACCATGCTCAGCCAGGCCCAGGCTACATGAAGCTGTTGGGAGGGGCATCTGAAGGGATAGGACCCCC
It includes:
- the Hras gene encoding GTPase HRas isoform X2, whose translation is MTEYKLVVVGAGGVGKSALTIQLIQNHFVDEYDPTIEDSYRKQVVIDGETCLLDILDTAGQEEYSAMRDQYMRTGEGFLCVFAINNTKSFEDIHQYREQIKRVKDSDDVPMVLVGNKCDLAARTVESRQAQDLARSYGIPYIETSAKTRQGVEDAFYTLVREIRQHKLRKLNPPDDSGPGCMSCKCVLS
- the Hras gene encoding GTPase HRas isoform X1; the protein is MTEYKLVVVGAGGVGKSALTIQLIQNHFVDEYDPTIEDSYRKQVVIDGETCLLDILDTAGQEEYSAMRDQYMRTGEGFLCVFAINNTKSFEDIHQYREQIKRVKDSDDVPMVLVGNKCDLAARTVESRQAQDLARSYGIPYIETSAKTRQGSRSGFGSSSGTLWDPRDPCDPAAPTLVWRMPSTRWCGRFGSTNCGS